One window from the genome of Balneola sp. encodes:
- a CDS encoding 30S ribosomal protein S13 produces the protein MARIAGIDLPKQKRGIISLTYIYGIGRSKAAEILEGLDIDKDTKVQDWTDEEVSKLRTLIDEEYKVEGALRSEVNGDIRRLIEIGSYRGVRHRRGLPVRGQRTQTNARTRKGRKKTVAGKKKAVK, from the coding sequence ATGGCACGTATTGCTGGAATAGATTTACCAAAACAAAAAAGAGGCATAATCAGCCTTACTTACATTTATGGAATTGGCCGCTCTAAAGCAGCTGAGATACTTGAAGGTTTGGATATCGATAAAGATACCAAAGTTCAGGATTGGACAGATGAAGAAGTAAGTAAGCTACGTACTCTTATCGACGAAGAATATAAAGTTGAAGGTGCGCTTCGAAGTGAAGTGAATGGTGACATTCGTCGCTTGATCGAGATTGGTAGCTACCGAGGTGTTCGTCACCGACGTGGTCTTCCAGTAAGAGGCCAGCGTACTCAAACCAACGCACGTACACGTAAAGGTAGAAAGAAAACGGTTGCCGGTAAGAAGAAGGCCGTTAAATAA
- a CDS encoding 50S ribosomal protein L18: MDKRQQKKTERRNKIKRRIRSTIKGTAERPRLSIFKSNKYTYLQLVDDMAGTTLAASKADTGVENAKEAGSDIAKLAQDKGINKVVFDRSGYKYHGIVKAAADGARDGGLDF, from the coding sequence ATGGATAAAAGACAACAGAAAAAAACTGAGCGAAGAAACAAGATCAAGCGTCGTATCCGGTCTACCATTAAAGGTACAGCCGAGCGTCCAAGACTTAGCATCTTCAAAAGTAATAAGTACACATACCTACAATTGGTTGATGATATGGCAGGAACCACTCTTGCAGCATCAAAAGCTGATACAGGTGTGGAAAATGCTAAAGAAGCTGGCAGTGATATTGCCAAATTAGCTCAGGACAAAGGAATTAATAAAGTGGTATTTGACCGAAGTGGTTACAAATATCACGGCATCGTAAAGGCCGCCGCTGATGGCGCCCGCGATGGTGGATTAGACTTTTAA
- a CDS encoding translation initiation factor IF-1, translated as MAKQEPIKQDGEIIEALPNAQFRVELDNGHEILAHVSGKMRMYYIKILPGDRVAVEMSPYDLSKGRITYRYK; from the coding sequence ATGGCTAAACAAGAGCCGATAAAACAAGATGGAGAAATAATAGAAGCACTACCTAACGCACAGTTTCGTGTGGAATTAGATAATGGGCATGAGATATTGGCTCACGTATCAGGTAAAATGCGTATGTATTACATTAAAATTCTCCCGGGAGATAGAGTGGCAGTAGAAATGTCGCCCTATGATTTATCTAAAGGAAGAATAACTTACAGATATAAATAA
- a CDS encoding 50S ribosomal protein L15 — translation MDLSNLKAPVPNQKGTKRVGRGQGSGRGEQSGRGHNGQRSRSGFKRRAWFEGGQMPLQRRVPKFGFTNINRKEHRVINVHTVSEFIEAGKLNTKISLEDIINAGLASEGESVKLLGRGDLEQKIEIEVHAASKSATEKVEKAGGSLTLVQN, via the coding sequence ATGGACTTAAGTAATTTAAAAGCACCGGTACCAAATCAGAAAGGCACTAAGCGTGTTGGTCGTGGTCAAGGTTCAGGACGCGGAGAACAATCTGGTCGTGGACACAATGGACAGCGTTCACGTTCTGGTTTTAAAAGAAGAGCTTGGTTTGAAGGTGGTCAGATGCCACTACAACGCCGTGTACCTAAGTTCGGTTTCACAAATATAAACCGCAAAGAGCACCGTGTAATTAACGTGCATACTGTAAGCGAGTTTATTGAAGCCGGAAAATTGAACACCAAAATATCCCTGGAAGATATTATAAATGCAGGATTGGCTAGCGAAGGCGAATCTGTAAAACTTCTTGGACGTGGTGATTTAGAACAAAAAATTGAAATCGAAGTGCACGCCGCAAGCAAGTCTGCTACAGAGAAGGTAGAAAAAGCTGGTGGATCATTAACTTTAGTGCAAAACTAA
- a CDS encoding preprotein translocase subunit SecY, producing MSLIENFRNIFKIEDLKNRILYTVGILMVYRVGSYITLPGVDANQLINNSGNAASSLLGLFDLFVGGAFSRAGVFALGIMPYITAAIIIQLMGAVVPYFQKLQREGEEGRRKITRLTRYGTVGITLVQAIGFSINLMATAPQAIVVNEFFFVITAMVVLTAGTVFVMWLGERISERGIGNGISLIIMIGIIAALPASFYNEVTTSANAILVIIEVAALILVIAAVVMLTQGTRKIPVQYAKRVVGRKVYGGTTQYLPLRVNAAGVMPIIFAQSIMFIPSTIGSFFPDNQTVQFLTQWSVDFTGLTYSIVFFFVCVFFTFFYTAIAINPKEMADTMKRQGGFIPGVRPGKQTVEFIDNILTKITLPGSLFLSFVAILPAIAVGLFGITPGFALFYGGTSLLIIVGVALDTLQQIESHLMMRHYDGFMKTGRIKGRRRA from the coding sequence ATGAGTCTGATAGAAAACTTCCGCAATATTTTCAAAATCGAAGATCTTAAGAATCGTATTCTATATACGGTTGGAATCTTAATGGTTTATCGGGTAGGTAGTTACATCACACTTCCAGGTGTTGATGCTAACCAGCTTATCAATAATTCCGGAAATGCAGCCAGTAGTTTGCTGGGCCTTTTCGATTTATTTGTGGGAGGAGCATTCTCGAGGGCTGGTGTATTTGCCCTGGGGATTATGCCGTACATTACTGCTGCAATTATTATACAGCTAATGGGTGCTGTGGTACCTTATTTTCAGAAGCTTCAACGTGAAGGGGAAGAAGGAAGGCGCAAAATCACCCGTTTAACACGATATGGTACTGTAGGTATTACTTTGGTTCAGGCGATCGGATTTTCTATAAACCTGATGGCTACTGCACCCCAGGCTATTGTTGTAAATGAATTCTTTTTTGTGATTACAGCGATGGTAGTTCTAACTGCTGGTACTGTTTTTGTAATGTGGCTGGGAGAGAGAATTAGTGAGCGAGGTATTGGTAACGGTATCTCTTTGATAATCATGATTGGTATTATCGCTGCACTGCCTGCTAGTTTCTATAACGAAGTAACTACCAGCGCAAACGCGATTTTAGTAATTATTGAAGTTGCTGCATTAATACTTGTGATTGCAGCTGTTGTAATGCTGACACAAGGAACTCGTAAAATTCCTGTGCAATACGCTAAAAGAGTTGTTGGACGTAAAGTATACGGCGGTACCACTCAGTATCTTCCTTTACGTGTTAACGCTGCAGGTGTAATGCCGATTATTTTCGCACAGTCTATCATGTTTATACCAAGTACCATTGGGTCTTTCTTTCCGGATAACCAAACCGTTCAGTTTTTGACGCAGTGGTCAGTTGACTTTACAGGACTCACTTATTCGATTGTATTCTTTTTCGTGTGTGTGTTCTTTACATTTTTCTATACAGCTATCGCCATCAATCCAAAAGAAATGGCCGATACTATGAAACGACAAGGTGGTTTTATTCCAGGCGTACGTCCAGGGAAACAAACCGTTGAGTTCATTGACAATATTTTGACCAAGATTACACTACCAGGTTCTTTGTTTTTATCCTTTGTAGCTATCCTTCCTGCAATTGCAGTAGGACTGTTCGGGATTACTCCTGGTTTTGCCCTCTTTTATGGAGGAACAAGTTTGTTAATTATTGTGGGTGTAGCATTAGATACACTCCAGCAGATTGAAAGTCACTTAATGATGCGTCATTATGATGGCTTTATGAAAACAGGTAGAATTAAAGGACGTCGAAGAGCGTAA
- a CDS encoding 30S ribosomal protein S5 — MPKIRRKQSIPAANLNLEEKLVHVNRVAKVVKGGRRFSFNAIVVVGDGNGVCGHGLGKANEVSDAIQKGFDNAKKNLIRVPLTKTKSIYHPIVGKAGAGKVLLRPAAEGTGVIAGGAVKSLLDVAGVHNILSKSQGSSNPHNMVKAAFTALKELTDPVEVAQRRGISLNKVFEG, encoded by the coding sequence ATGCCTAAAATAAGAAGAAAACAATCTATACCTGCTGCAAACCTAAACCTTGAAGAGAAGTTGGTTCACGTAAATCGTGTTGCCAAAGTTGTAAAAGGTGGACGTCGTTTTAGCTTTAATGCTATTGTAGTAGTTGGCGACGGCAACGGAGTTTGTGGGCATGGCCTTGGAAAAGCAAACGAAGTTTCTGATGCTATCCAAAAGGGATTTGATAACGCCAAGAAAAACCTAATCCGCGTACCTTTAACAAAGACTAAAAGTATTTACCATCCTATTGTTGGTAAAGCTGGTGCTGGAAAAGTTTTATTACGTCCGGCAGCTGAAGGTACGGGTGTAATCGCAGGTGGTGCCGTTAAATCACTTCTTGACGTAGCTGGTGTACACAACATTCTGTCTAAATCACAGGGTTCTTCAAACCCACACAACATGGTTAAGGCAGCTTTTACAGCACTGAAAGAATTGACTGATCCAGTTGAAGTTGCACAGAGAAGAGGTATTTCTCTCAACAAAGTATTTGAAGGATAA
- a CDS encoding 50S ribosomal protein L36: MKTRSSVKKRSSDDKIVRRKGRLYVINKKNPRHKQRQG, encoded by the coding sequence ATGAAAACGCGATCATCAGTAAAGAAAAGAAGTTCAGACGACAAAATTGTACGACGTAAAGGAAGACTTTACGTGATTAACAAGAAAAACCCTCGCCATAAGCAGCGTCAGGGCTAA
- the map gene encoding type I methionyl aminopeptidase, producing MIYLKSESEIEKMRESALIVSRTLAEVGKHIEPGVETGKLDRIAEEYIAKEKGRPAFKGYGPKGNQFPATLCISVNEEVVHGIPGKRKLEEGDIVSVDCGVEKNGYFGDHAYTFAVGECDEEALKLLRTTLESLYKGIEKAVHGNRMGDLANAIQTHCEDEGYGVVRELVGHGIGKAMHEDPSVPNFGRKGKGERLRSGMTLAVEPMITMGSWKTKTLNDGWTVVTADESLAAHFEHDIVIREGKAEILSTFDYIAELSEKNQNNILYYG from the coding sequence ATGATATACCTGAAGAGCGAATCTGAAATTGAGAAAATGCGCGAAAGTGCGCTTATTGTCTCAAGGACTCTGGCTGAAGTTGGGAAACATATTGAGCCAGGTGTTGAAACAGGAAAGCTCGACAGAATTGCAGAAGAATATATTGCTAAAGAAAAGGGACGACCTGCATTTAAAGGTTATGGTCCTAAAGGGAATCAATTCCCAGCCACACTTTGTATTTCAGTAAATGAAGAGGTGGTACATGGAATCCCGGGTAAAAGAAAATTAGAAGAAGGCGATATTGTTTCTGTTGATTGCGGAGTTGAAAAGAATGGATACTTCGGTGATCATGCCTACACATTTGCAGTTGGTGAATGTGATGAGGAAGCTTTGAAATTATTGAGAACTACTTTAGAATCTCTTTATAAAGGGATTGAAAAAGCCGTTCATGGTAACAGAATGGGAGACTTGGCGAATGCCATTCAAACACACTGTGAAGATGAAGGCTACGGAGTAGTTAGAGAATTAGTTGGCCATGGGATTGGAAAAGCAATGCATGAAGATCCCTCAGTACCCAACTTTGGAAGAAAAGGAAAAGGTGAGAGACTCCGATCAGGAATGACTCTCGCAGTTGAACCTATGATTACAATGGGTTCTTGGAAAACAAAAACATTGAACGATGGCTGGACAGTAGTTACAGCCGACGAGAGTTTAGCCGCTCACTTCGAACACGATATTGTAATTCGTGAAGGAAAGGCTGAAATTCTCAGCACTTTTGATTATATTGCTGAGCTCTCGGAAAAAAATCAAAACAACATATTGTATTATGGCTAA
- a CDS encoding 30S ribosomal protein S11 has product MANKKPKASLAAKRKKKKQLSDPNGMAFVKATFNNVIVTITDADGNVVSWSSAGKEGFKGSRKNTPYAAQLSAETAAKTAHEMGLRKVEVFVKGPGSGREAAVRGMASSGLEVTSIKDRTPLPHNGCRPPKRRRV; this is encoded by the coding sequence ATGGCTAATAAAAAACCAAAAGCATCTTTAGCTGCAAAGCGTAAAAAGAAAAAACAACTAAGTGATCCCAATGGGATGGCTTTTGTTAAAGCTACATTCAATAATGTGATTGTAACAATAACCGACGCTGATGGGAACGTTGTTTCTTGGTCATCTGCCGGTAAAGAAGGGTTTAAGGGTTCACGTAAGAATACTCCTTATGCCGCGCAATTGAGTGCCGAGACTGCTGCCAAAACAGCTCACGAAATGGGCTTGAGAAAAGTAGAAGTATTTGTAAAAGGTCCTGGTTCAGGACGTGAAGCAGCGGTTCGTGGAATGGCTAGTTCAGGTTTGGAAGTTACTTCCATTAAAGACCGTACTCCGCTACCACACAACGGATGCCGACCACCGAAACGAAGAAGAGTTTAA
- a CDS encoding 50S ribosomal protein L6 yields the protein MSRIGNLPVPISEKVEFSINADNIATFKGDKGTNTLRIHPDISIEKSENELLIKRATDQKEHRALHGLFRALVNNAVVGVSEGYTKKLEIIGVGFRASMNGDVLELNLGYSHPIFFVPPEGVDMEVDTKSGKNPILVISGVDKEMVGQVSAKIRSFRKPEPYKGKGIRYLGEQVRRKAGKSAAK from the coding sequence ATGTCACGAATTGGAAATTTACCGGTACCTATTTCTGAGAAAGTTGAGTTCAGTATTAACGCTGATAACATTGCAACTTTCAAAGGCGATAAAGGAACCAATACGCTCCGTATTCACCCTGATATCAGTATTGAAAAAAGCGAGAATGAATTGCTCATTAAAAGAGCAACAGATCAGAAAGAGCACCGAGCTCTTCACGGTTTATTCAGAGCTCTAGTTAACAATGCTGTAGTAGGTGTTTCGGAAGGCTATACAAAAAAATTAGAAATCATTGGCGTTGGTTTTCGCGCATCCATGAACGGTGATGTGTTAGAACTTAACCTGGGTTATTCTCACCCAATATTCTTTGTACCACCTGAAGGTGTTGACATGGAAGTGGATACCAAATCTGGTAAAAATCCGATCCTTGTCATTTCTGGTGTTGATAAAGAAATGGTGGGCCAAGTTTCAGCTAAAATCAGATCATTCAGAAAACCAGAGCCTTATAAAGGTAAAGGTATCAGATATCTGGGCGAACAAGTTCGTCGTAAAGCCGGTAAGTCAGCTGCTAAATAG